The following is a genomic window from Candidatus Dormiibacterota bacterium.
CGAAGCGCATGCTCAGGGCGCGGTCTCCAGGGGGGCGGCGGGGGGGAGGCCCCCCGCAGGTGGGCGCGGCAGCGCCCGGTCGAGCGCGCCCAGCGACTCGATCCGCCAGTCCTCGATCACCATGTTGCAGAGCAGCCGCTCCGACATCCCGGAGACGGCGGCGCGCGCAGCCTCCTCGTCGTCGGCCTCGACCAGCAGCTCGATGAACTTGCCCACCCGCGCCGAGACGACGCCGTCGAAGCCGAGCCGGCGCAGCCCGGCGCGCACGCTCAGCCCCTGGGGGTCGTTGATCACCGGACGGAGGGTGACCACCACCTCGGCCGCGAAGGTGCTCACAGCTCCAGCCCGCAGATCCGCCGCGCCGCCTCGAGGTACTTCTCGCGGGTGACCCGCACCACCTCGGCGGGCAGCCCCGGGCCGGGGGGGCGCTTGTCCCAGTCCAGGGTCTCGAGGTGGTCGCGCACGAACTGCTTGTCGAAGGCGGGCTGGGGCTCGCCCTCGCGCCAGGTCGCGGCCTCCCAGAAGCGCGAGGAGTCCGGGGTGAAGAGCTCATCGATGAGGGTCAGCTCGCCGTCGACGAAGCCGAACTCGAACTTGGTGTCGGCGAGCAGCATCCCCGCCCGCGCGCACACCTCCGTGGCCCGGTCGAAGAGCGCAAGCGAGACCCGCTCCAGCCGCTCCGCCAGCTCGGGGCCGACGGCCTCGGCGAGCTGGGCCCGGGAGATGTTCTCGTCGTGCCCCTCGTCGTTCTTCGCCGCGGGGGTGAAGCGGGGCCGGGGCAGCCGCGCCGACTCGCCGAGCCCGGGCGGGAGCGGCTCGCCGGCGAGGGTGCCCTCGGTGCGGTACTCCTTCCATCCGGAGCCGGCGAGGTAGCCGCGCACCACGCACTCGATGTCGATGCGCTCGGCCCGGACGGTGCGCATCGAGCGCTCCCGCCAGCTGTCCCAGGGAACCTCGGCGGGCAGCGACGCGGGATCGTCGTCGCGGAGGTGGTTGGGGACGATGTCGCCGGTCTGCGCGAACCAC
Proteins encoded in this region:
- a CDS encoding phosphoribosylaminoimidazolesuccinocarboxamide synthase, with translation MTRGDVLSTATGEGLAVFRRGKVRDTFDLGDGTLLMVATDRLSAFDVVLPTAIPDKGRVLTQMSRWWFAQTGDIVPNHLRDDDPASLPAEVPWDSWRERSMRTVRAERIDIECVVRGYLAGSGWKEYRTEGTLAGEPLPPGLGESARLPRPRFTPAAKNDEGHDENISRAQLAEAVGPELAERLERVSLALFDRATEVCARAGMLLADTKFEFGFVDGELTLIDELFTPDSSRFWEAATWREGEPQPAFDKQFVRDHLETLDWDKRPPGPGLPAEVVRVTREKYLEAARRICGLEL
- the purS gene encoding phosphoribosylformylglycinamidine synthase subunit PurS, with product MSTFAAEVVVTLRPVINDPQGLSVRAGLRRLGFDGVVSARVGKFIELLVEADDEEAARAAVSGMSERLLCNMVIEDWRIESLGALDRALPRPPAGGLPPAAPLETAP